The stretch of DNA CCTCCGGGCTCTTCTTCGGGCTCTTTCCCGTCTTCAAGTACACGCGGCCGAATATGGTCGGCGCTCTGAAAGAAGGCGGCCGAACCTCGAGTGATGGCAGGGAGCGTCAGCGCGCCCGGGGGACGCTGGTGGTCGTCCAGATGGCTCTCGCGCTCGTGCTGCTAATCGGCTCGGGTCTCATGATCCGGAGCTTCCAGGCACTTCGACAGGTTCACCCAGGTTTCGTCAATCCTTCGGAAGTGCTGACGTTTCGGGTGTCGATTCCCAGTGCCCAGATCGAGGATGCCGATCAAGTACCCGGCCGATTCGAGCAGATTATGCGTCGGGTCGAACGGATTCCCGGCGTCCTGTCGGTCGGCATGTCCTCTTCCATCACCATGGACGATTACGACAGCAACGACCCGATATTCGTCGAGGAGTTTCCCGTCGAGGGCGGGAAGCTCCCTCCGATCCGGCGCTTCAAATGGATCTCGCCCGGCTACTTCGAGACCATGGGAAATCCTCTCGTCGCCGGTCGCCCGATCAGCTGGGATGACGTTCGCCTGATGGCGCCTGTCGTCGTGGTGACGGAGAACTTCGCTCGAGAGTACTGGAACGACGCGGTCTCCGCCGTCGGCAAGCGAGTTCGGGTCACTCCGCGCGACAAGTGGCGCGAGATCGTCGGGGTGGTCGGAAACGTCCACGACGACGGGGTCGACCAGGAGCCCACGACGGTCATGTTCTGGCCGATGTCGGTGACCGATTTCTGGGAAGAGATCGGCTTCGCCCAGCGCAA from Vicinamibacteria bacterium encodes:
- a CDS encoding FtsX-like permease family protein, coding for SGLFFGLFPVFKYTRPNMVGALKEGGRTSSDGRERQRARGTLVVVQMALALVLLIGSGLMIRSFQALRQVHPGFVNPSEVLTFRVSIPSAQIEDADQVPGRFEQIMRRVERIPGVLSVGMSSSITMDDYDSNDPIFVEEFPVEGGKLPPIRRFKWISPGYFETMGNPLVAGRPISWDDVRLMAPVVVVTENFAREYWNDAVSAVGKRVRVTPRDKWREIVGVVGNVHDDGVDQEPTTVMFWPMSVTDFWEEIGFAQRNMAFAVRTARAGEATFLQDVSEAVWSLNPDTPLANVQTLEEILYQSMSRTSFTLVMLVIASAVALLIGAVGLYGVISYGVTQRTREIGVRMALGAETHKVSGLFLRQAATLSAIGVAVGITSAFGLTRLLSTLLFSVSPVDPLTYGLVSLLLVGIALSASYLPARRAASVDPIEALRWE